In Haliaeetus albicilla chromosome 2, bHalAlb1.1, whole genome shotgun sequence, a single genomic region encodes these proteins:
- the OGFR gene encoding opioid growth factor receptor isoform X1, producing the protein MGRGAAGKGRGVRALPSLPTSPPPPPPRGRALCPAAPFGFPFAPHGGLARLQGGGGRGGGRGLLLEEQRSNLSPLSQRGFQFSGRRNWNAAKDLQRYRHHYPGRIESENKEEEEMWNLSFYKNEIRFLPHGLHIETLLESWWDNYEVLEENHSYIQWLFPLREHGMNWRAKPLTCQEIQAFRKSKEVMQRFIRAYQLMLRFYGILLVNEETGELKRAENWAERFQNLNRFSHNNLRITRILKCLGEMGYEHYQVHLVKFFLTETLVKETLPNVKRSALDYFLFTIRSKWKRRELVHYAWQHFKPRGSFVWGPHDKLLKYRPRSAKSQLHQKAEDKQETPGEKSDDSVEKDENQSLEEEQNAGDAADSQPKVNDEDVKEKISECVLKGGDGEEEKEASFTQQEQKDLNSEAEEVQGTAENDCTKESKKRKLDANMADAKKSGPLKSPTDIENISRNLGECAIDAEIPSSVPLLQTEEEQETLKEGNAGTKGSTVLETADAAVKRRKVDKRTSRTRTFNLAINLNINVNIGPSVSSAKLNPSVANAEAEKENVSESNATVEVTTEKGGSDANGGAVRPPVGSRFPKTGWTSPISDGLESSKDQVTARSHQYHCNSTVLAGKSEVDGVEQHKKAENASEKGQAEVTGKKQVPESLEQSMASVCPEEDSAEVVTQKPESSEHAAEPDKEQVAAE; encoded by the exons ATGGGGCGCGGCGCCGCAGGAAAGGGGCGGGGCGTGCGcgctcttccttccctccccacttcccccccccccccccccccacgtgGTCGGGCTTTGTGCCCCGCCGCCCCTTTCGGTTTCCCTTTCGCTCCCCATGGCGGCCTGGCTCGGCTTCAGGGCGGAGGAGGACGAGGCGGAGGACGAGGCTTGCTTCTGGAG GAGCAAAGATCAAATTTGTCACCACTGTCTCAGAGGGGTTTTCAG TTCTCAGGCAGACGCAACTGGAATGCAGCAAAAGACTTGCAGAGATACAGACATCATTACCCG GGTCGGATAGAATCAGAAAataaggaggaagaagagatgtGGAACTTAAGCTTTTATAAAAATGAGATTCGTTTTTTGCCCCACG gtttGCATATTGAAACTCTGCTTGAATCTTGGTGGGACAACTATGAAGTTCTGGAAGAAAACCATTCTTACATACAGTG gCTATTCCCTTTACGTGAACATGGGATGAATTGGCGTGCCAAACCACTCACGTGTCAAGAAATCCAG gcCTTTAGGAAGTCCAAGGAAGTTATGCAAAGGTTTATACGTGCTTATCAGCTCATGCTGAGATTTTATGGAATCCTTCTGGTCAATGAGGAAACCGGAGAACTTAAGAGAGCAGAGAATTGGGCTGAACGATTTCAAAACTTGAACCG GTTCAGCCACAACAATTTGCGGATTACTCGCATCCTGAAGTGCCTGGGGGAGATGGGATATGAACACTATCAAGTGCACTTGGTAAAGTTTTTCCTAACAGAAACTCTTGTTAAGGAGACATTACCAAATGTCAAGAGAAGTGCCTTGGATTACTTCCTGTTCACCATCAGAAGCaaatggaagagaagagaaCTAGTCCACTACGCTTGGCAGCACTTCAAGCCTCGAGGCAGCTTTGTGTGGGGGCCGCATGACAAACTCTTGAAGTACAGACCCCGATCTGCCAAGTCACAGCTGCACCAAAAGGCTGAAGATAAACAGGAAACCCCTGGTGAAAAATCTGATGATTCTGTGGAAAAGGATGAGAACCAGTCTCTAGAGGAAGAACAGAACGCTGGAGATGCTGCAGACTCACAGCCTAAAGTGAATGATGAAGATGTAAAAGAGAAGATAAGTGAATGTGTTTTGAAAGGAGGAGATggtgaagaggagaaagaggctTCATTTacacagcaggagcagaaggaTTTAAACAGTGAGGCTGAAGAAGTGCAGGGTACAGCAGAGAATGACTGCACAAAGGAGAGCAAGAAGAGAAAACTGGATGCAAATATGGCAGACGCTAAAAAGAGTGGACCATTGAAAAGCCCTACTGATATTGAAAACATTTCCCGTAATCTGGGAGAATGTGCAATTGATGCAGAAATCCCCTCCTCAGTTCCGCTCTTGCAAACAGAAGAGGAGcaggaaacactgaaagaaGGCAATGCAGGCACCAAAGGCTCAACAGTGCTGGAGACTGCTGATGCAGCTGTAAAACGGAGGAAAGTTGATAAAAGAACATCGAGAACCAGAACGTTCAACTTGGCCATAAACCTGAACATAAACGTGAACATCGGGCCCTCTGTCTCTAGTGCCAAGTTAAATCCATCTGTTGCAAATGCCGAGGCTGAAAAAGAGAACGTCAGTGAGAGCAACGCAACTGTGGAAGTGACAACTGAGAAGGGTGGTAGTGAtgcaaatggtggggctgtgagACCCCCGGTGGGTTCCAGGTTCCCCAAGACTGGCTGGACTTCTCCAATAAGTGATGGCTTGGAGTCGAGTAAAGATCAAGTCACAGCAAGGAGTCATCAGTACCACTGCAACAGCACGGTCCTGGCAGGCAAAAGTGAGGTGGATGGGGTAGAACAgcataaaaaggcagaaaacgCAAGTGAAAAAGGGCAAGCAGAAGTCACAGGCAAGAAACAAGTTCCAGAGAGTCTTGAGCAGAGCATGGCATCCGTTTGTCCTGAAGAAGACAGCGCTGAGGTCGTAACACAAAAACCTGAAAGCTCTGAGCATGCGGCAGAACCTGATAAAGAGCAGGTAGCAGCAGAATGA
- the OGFR gene encoding opioid growth factor receptor isoform X2 has protein sequence MGRGAAGKGRGVRALPSLPTSPPPPPPRGRALCPAAPFGFPFAPHGGLARLQGGGGRGGGRGLLLEFSGRRNWNAAKDLQRYRHHYPGRIESENKEEEEMWNLSFYKNEIRFLPHGLHIETLLESWWDNYEVLEENHSYIQWLFPLREHGMNWRAKPLTCQEIQAFRKSKEVMQRFIRAYQLMLRFYGILLVNEETGELKRAENWAERFQNLNRFSHNNLRITRILKCLGEMGYEHYQVHLVKFFLTETLVKETLPNVKRSALDYFLFTIRSKWKRRELVHYAWQHFKPRGSFVWGPHDKLLKYRPRSAKSQLHQKAEDKQETPGEKSDDSVEKDENQSLEEEQNAGDAADSQPKVNDEDVKEKISECVLKGGDGEEEKEASFTQQEQKDLNSEAEEVQGTAENDCTKESKKRKLDANMADAKKSGPLKSPTDIENISRNLGECAIDAEIPSSVPLLQTEEEQETLKEGNAGTKGSTVLETADAAVKRRKVDKRTSRTRTFNLAINLNINVNIGPSVSSAKLNPSVANAEAEKENVSESNATVEVTTEKGGSDANGGAVRPPVGSRFPKTGWTSPISDGLESSKDQVTARSHQYHCNSTVLAGKSEVDGVEQHKKAENASEKGQAEVTGKKQVPESLEQSMASVCPEEDSAEVVTQKPESSEHAAEPDKEQVAAE, from the exons ATGGGGCGCGGCGCCGCAGGAAAGGGGCGGGGCGTGCGcgctcttccttccctccccacttcccccccccccccccccccacgtgGTCGGGCTTTGTGCCCCGCCGCCCCTTTCGGTTTCCCTTTCGCTCCCCATGGCGGCCTGGCTCGGCTTCAGGGCGGAGGAGGACGAGGCGGAGGACGAGGCTTGCTTCTGGAG TTCTCAGGCAGACGCAACTGGAATGCAGCAAAAGACTTGCAGAGATACAGACATCATTACCCG GGTCGGATAGAATCAGAAAataaggaggaagaagagatgtGGAACTTAAGCTTTTATAAAAATGAGATTCGTTTTTTGCCCCACG gtttGCATATTGAAACTCTGCTTGAATCTTGGTGGGACAACTATGAAGTTCTGGAAGAAAACCATTCTTACATACAGTG gCTATTCCCTTTACGTGAACATGGGATGAATTGGCGTGCCAAACCACTCACGTGTCAAGAAATCCAG gcCTTTAGGAAGTCCAAGGAAGTTATGCAAAGGTTTATACGTGCTTATCAGCTCATGCTGAGATTTTATGGAATCCTTCTGGTCAATGAGGAAACCGGAGAACTTAAGAGAGCAGAGAATTGGGCTGAACGATTTCAAAACTTGAACCG GTTCAGCCACAACAATTTGCGGATTACTCGCATCCTGAAGTGCCTGGGGGAGATGGGATATGAACACTATCAAGTGCACTTGGTAAAGTTTTTCCTAACAGAAACTCTTGTTAAGGAGACATTACCAAATGTCAAGAGAAGTGCCTTGGATTACTTCCTGTTCACCATCAGAAGCaaatggaagagaagagaaCTAGTCCACTACGCTTGGCAGCACTTCAAGCCTCGAGGCAGCTTTGTGTGGGGGCCGCATGACAAACTCTTGAAGTACAGACCCCGATCTGCCAAGTCACAGCTGCACCAAAAGGCTGAAGATAAACAGGAAACCCCTGGTGAAAAATCTGATGATTCTGTGGAAAAGGATGAGAACCAGTCTCTAGAGGAAGAACAGAACGCTGGAGATGCTGCAGACTCACAGCCTAAAGTGAATGATGAAGATGTAAAAGAGAAGATAAGTGAATGTGTTTTGAAAGGAGGAGATggtgaagaggagaaagaggctTCATTTacacagcaggagcagaaggaTTTAAACAGTGAGGCTGAAGAAGTGCAGGGTACAGCAGAGAATGACTGCACAAAGGAGAGCAAGAAGAGAAAACTGGATGCAAATATGGCAGACGCTAAAAAGAGTGGACCATTGAAAAGCCCTACTGATATTGAAAACATTTCCCGTAATCTGGGAGAATGTGCAATTGATGCAGAAATCCCCTCCTCAGTTCCGCTCTTGCAAACAGAAGAGGAGcaggaaacactgaaagaaGGCAATGCAGGCACCAAAGGCTCAACAGTGCTGGAGACTGCTGATGCAGCTGTAAAACGGAGGAAAGTTGATAAAAGAACATCGAGAACCAGAACGTTCAACTTGGCCATAAACCTGAACATAAACGTGAACATCGGGCCCTCTGTCTCTAGTGCCAAGTTAAATCCATCTGTTGCAAATGCCGAGGCTGAAAAAGAGAACGTCAGTGAGAGCAACGCAACTGTGGAAGTGACAACTGAGAAGGGTGGTAGTGAtgcaaatggtggggctgtgagACCCCCGGTGGGTTCCAGGTTCCCCAAGACTGGCTGGACTTCTCCAATAAGTGATGGCTTGGAGTCGAGTAAAGATCAAGTCACAGCAAGGAGTCATCAGTACCACTGCAACAGCACGGTCCTGGCAGGCAAAAGTGAGGTGGATGGGGTAGAACAgcataaaaaggcagaaaacgCAAGTGAAAAAGGGCAAGCAGAAGTCACAGGCAAGAAACAAGTTCCAGAGAGTCTTGAGCAGAGCATGGCATCCGTTTGTCCTGAAGAAGACAGCGCTGAGGTCGTAACACAAAAACCTGAAAGCTCTGAGCATGCGGCAGAACCTGATAAAGAGCAGGTAGCAGCAGAATGA
- the OGFR gene encoding opioid growth factor receptor isoform X3 codes for MAAWLGFRAEEDEAEDEACFWRYDSTWEEEEEDGGSDDDDDEGEPEGAEAAAGEEPEEQPVPSWVQGCRQAQPRWYTLWQKLLMFLFNTEEQRSNLSPLSQRGFQFSGRRNWNAAKDLQRYRHHYPGRIESENKEEEEMWNLSFYKNEIRFLPHGLHIETLLESWWDNYEVLEENHSYIQWLFPLREHGMNWRAKPLTCQEIQAFRKSKEVMQRFIRAYQLMLRFYGILLVNEETGELKRAENWAERFQNLNRFSHNNLRITRILKCLGEMGYEHYQVHLVKFFLTETLVKETLPNVKRSALDYFLFTIRSKWKRRELVHYAWQHFKPRGSFVWGPHDKLLKYRPRSAKSQLHQKAEDKQETPGEKSDDSVEKDENQSLEEEQNAGDAADSQPKVNDEDVKEKISECVLKGGDGEEEKEASFTQQEQKDLNSEAEEVQGTAENDCTKESKKRKLDANMADAKKSGPLKSPTDIENISRNLGECAIDAEIPSSVPLLQTEEEQETLKEGNAGTKGSTVLETADAAVKRRKVDKRTSRTRTFNLAINLNINVNIGPSVSSAKLNPSVANAEAEKENVSESNATVEVTTEKGGSDANGGAVRPPVGSRFPKTGWTSPISDGLESSKDQVTARSHQYHCNSTVLAGKSEVDGVEQHKKAENASEKGQAEVTGKKQVPESLEQSMASVCPEEDSAEVVTQKPESSEHAAEPDKEQVAAE; via the exons ATGGCGGCCTGGCTCGGCTTCAGGGCGGAGGAGGACGAGGCGGAGGACGAGGCTTGCTTCTGGAGGTACGACTCCacctgggaggaggaggaggaggatggcgGCAgcgatgatgatgatgatgaaggcGAGCCGGAGGGAGCGGAGGCGGCAGCCGGGGAGGAGCCGGAGGAGCAGCCGGTGCCCAGCTGGGTGCAGGGCTGCCGGCAGGCCCAG CCTAGATGGTATACTTTATGGCAGAAGCTGCTAATGTTTTTATTCAATACTGAG GAGCAAAGATCAAATTTGTCACCACTGTCTCAGAGGGGTTTTCAG TTCTCAGGCAGACGCAACTGGAATGCAGCAAAAGACTTGCAGAGATACAGACATCATTACCCG GGTCGGATAGAATCAGAAAataaggaggaagaagagatgtGGAACTTAAGCTTTTATAAAAATGAGATTCGTTTTTTGCCCCACG gtttGCATATTGAAACTCTGCTTGAATCTTGGTGGGACAACTATGAAGTTCTGGAAGAAAACCATTCTTACATACAGTG gCTATTCCCTTTACGTGAACATGGGATGAATTGGCGTGCCAAACCACTCACGTGTCAAGAAATCCAG gcCTTTAGGAAGTCCAAGGAAGTTATGCAAAGGTTTATACGTGCTTATCAGCTCATGCTGAGATTTTATGGAATCCTTCTGGTCAATGAGGAAACCGGAGAACTTAAGAGAGCAGAGAATTGGGCTGAACGATTTCAAAACTTGAACCG GTTCAGCCACAACAATTTGCGGATTACTCGCATCCTGAAGTGCCTGGGGGAGATGGGATATGAACACTATCAAGTGCACTTGGTAAAGTTTTTCCTAACAGAAACTCTTGTTAAGGAGACATTACCAAATGTCAAGAGAAGTGCCTTGGATTACTTCCTGTTCACCATCAGAAGCaaatggaagagaagagaaCTAGTCCACTACGCTTGGCAGCACTTCAAGCCTCGAGGCAGCTTTGTGTGGGGGCCGCATGACAAACTCTTGAAGTACAGACCCCGATCTGCCAAGTCACAGCTGCACCAAAAGGCTGAAGATAAACAGGAAACCCCTGGTGAAAAATCTGATGATTCTGTGGAAAAGGATGAGAACCAGTCTCTAGAGGAAGAACAGAACGCTGGAGATGCTGCAGACTCACAGCCTAAAGTGAATGATGAAGATGTAAAAGAGAAGATAAGTGAATGTGTTTTGAAAGGAGGAGATggtgaagaggagaaagaggctTCATTTacacagcaggagcagaaggaTTTAAACAGTGAGGCTGAAGAAGTGCAGGGTACAGCAGAGAATGACTGCACAAAGGAGAGCAAGAAGAGAAAACTGGATGCAAATATGGCAGACGCTAAAAAGAGTGGACCATTGAAAAGCCCTACTGATATTGAAAACATTTCCCGTAATCTGGGAGAATGTGCAATTGATGCAGAAATCCCCTCCTCAGTTCCGCTCTTGCAAACAGAAGAGGAGcaggaaacactgaaagaaGGCAATGCAGGCACCAAAGGCTCAACAGTGCTGGAGACTGCTGATGCAGCTGTAAAACGGAGGAAAGTTGATAAAAGAACATCGAGAACCAGAACGTTCAACTTGGCCATAAACCTGAACATAAACGTGAACATCGGGCCCTCTGTCTCTAGTGCCAAGTTAAATCCATCTGTTGCAAATGCCGAGGCTGAAAAAGAGAACGTCAGTGAGAGCAACGCAACTGTGGAAGTGACAACTGAGAAGGGTGGTAGTGAtgcaaatggtggggctgtgagACCCCCGGTGGGTTCCAGGTTCCCCAAGACTGGCTGGACTTCTCCAATAAGTGATGGCTTGGAGTCGAGTAAAGATCAAGTCACAGCAAGGAGTCATCAGTACCACTGCAACAGCACGGTCCTGGCAGGCAAAAGTGAGGTGGATGGGGTAGAACAgcataaaaaggcagaaaacgCAAGTGAAAAAGGGCAAGCAGAAGTCACAGGCAAGAAACAAGTTCCAGAGAGTCTTGAGCAGAGCATGGCATCCGTTTGTCCTGAAGAAGACAGCGCTGAGGTCGTAACACAAAAACCTGAAAGCTCTGAGCATGCGGCAGAACCTGATAAAGAGCAGGTAGCAGCAGAATGA
- the OGFR gene encoding opioid growth factor receptor isoform X4: MAAWLGFRAEEDEAEDEACFWRYDSTWEEEEEDGGSDDDDDEGEPEGAEAAAGEEPEEQPVPSWVQGCRQAQEQRSNLSPLSQRGFQFSGRRNWNAAKDLQRYRHHYPGRIESENKEEEEMWNLSFYKNEIRFLPHGLHIETLLESWWDNYEVLEENHSYIQWLFPLREHGMNWRAKPLTCQEIQAFRKSKEVMQRFIRAYQLMLRFYGILLVNEETGELKRAENWAERFQNLNRFSHNNLRITRILKCLGEMGYEHYQVHLVKFFLTETLVKETLPNVKRSALDYFLFTIRSKWKRRELVHYAWQHFKPRGSFVWGPHDKLLKYRPRSAKSQLHQKAEDKQETPGEKSDDSVEKDENQSLEEEQNAGDAADSQPKVNDEDVKEKISECVLKGGDGEEEKEASFTQQEQKDLNSEAEEVQGTAENDCTKESKKRKLDANMADAKKSGPLKSPTDIENISRNLGECAIDAEIPSSVPLLQTEEEQETLKEGNAGTKGSTVLETADAAVKRRKVDKRTSRTRTFNLAINLNINVNIGPSVSSAKLNPSVANAEAEKENVSESNATVEVTTEKGGSDANGGAVRPPVGSRFPKTGWTSPISDGLESSKDQVTARSHQYHCNSTVLAGKSEVDGVEQHKKAENASEKGQAEVTGKKQVPESLEQSMASVCPEEDSAEVVTQKPESSEHAAEPDKEQVAAE; encoded by the exons ATGGCGGCCTGGCTCGGCTTCAGGGCGGAGGAGGACGAGGCGGAGGACGAGGCTTGCTTCTGGAGGTACGACTCCacctgggaggaggaggaggaggatggcgGCAgcgatgatgatgatgatgaaggcGAGCCGGAGGGAGCGGAGGCGGCAGCCGGGGAGGAGCCGGAGGAGCAGCCGGTGCCCAGCTGGGTGCAGGGCTGCCGGCAGGCCCAG GAGCAAAGATCAAATTTGTCACCACTGTCTCAGAGGGGTTTTCAG TTCTCAGGCAGACGCAACTGGAATGCAGCAAAAGACTTGCAGAGATACAGACATCATTACCCG GGTCGGATAGAATCAGAAAataaggaggaagaagagatgtGGAACTTAAGCTTTTATAAAAATGAGATTCGTTTTTTGCCCCACG gtttGCATATTGAAACTCTGCTTGAATCTTGGTGGGACAACTATGAAGTTCTGGAAGAAAACCATTCTTACATACAGTG gCTATTCCCTTTACGTGAACATGGGATGAATTGGCGTGCCAAACCACTCACGTGTCAAGAAATCCAG gcCTTTAGGAAGTCCAAGGAAGTTATGCAAAGGTTTATACGTGCTTATCAGCTCATGCTGAGATTTTATGGAATCCTTCTGGTCAATGAGGAAACCGGAGAACTTAAGAGAGCAGAGAATTGGGCTGAACGATTTCAAAACTTGAACCG GTTCAGCCACAACAATTTGCGGATTACTCGCATCCTGAAGTGCCTGGGGGAGATGGGATATGAACACTATCAAGTGCACTTGGTAAAGTTTTTCCTAACAGAAACTCTTGTTAAGGAGACATTACCAAATGTCAAGAGAAGTGCCTTGGATTACTTCCTGTTCACCATCAGAAGCaaatggaagagaagagaaCTAGTCCACTACGCTTGGCAGCACTTCAAGCCTCGAGGCAGCTTTGTGTGGGGGCCGCATGACAAACTCTTGAAGTACAGACCCCGATCTGCCAAGTCACAGCTGCACCAAAAGGCTGAAGATAAACAGGAAACCCCTGGTGAAAAATCTGATGATTCTGTGGAAAAGGATGAGAACCAGTCTCTAGAGGAAGAACAGAACGCTGGAGATGCTGCAGACTCACAGCCTAAAGTGAATGATGAAGATGTAAAAGAGAAGATAAGTGAATGTGTTTTGAAAGGAGGAGATggtgaagaggagaaagaggctTCATTTacacagcaggagcagaaggaTTTAAACAGTGAGGCTGAAGAAGTGCAGGGTACAGCAGAGAATGACTGCACAAAGGAGAGCAAGAAGAGAAAACTGGATGCAAATATGGCAGACGCTAAAAAGAGTGGACCATTGAAAAGCCCTACTGATATTGAAAACATTTCCCGTAATCTGGGAGAATGTGCAATTGATGCAGAAATCCCCTCCTCAGTTCCGCTCTTGCAAACAGAAGAGGAGcaggaaacactgaaagaaGGCAATGCAGGCACCAAAGGCTCAACAGTGCTGGAGACTGCTGATGCAGCTGTAAAACGGAGGAAAGTTGATAAAAGAACATCGAGAACCAGAACGTTCAACTTGGCCATAAACCTGAACATAAACGTGAACATCGGGCCCTCTGTCTCTAGTGCCAAGTTAAATCCATCTGTTGCAAATGCCGAGGCTGAAAAAGAGAACGTCAGTGAGAGCAACGCAACTGTGGAAGTGACAACTGAGAAGGGTGGTAGTGAtgcaaatggtggggctgtgagACCCCCGGTGGGTTCCAGGTTCCCCAAGACTGGCTGGACTTCTCCAATAAGTGATGGCTTGGAGTCGAGTAAAGATCAAGTCACAGCAAGGAGTCATCAGTACCACTGCAACAGCACGGTCCTGGCAGGCAAAAGTGAGGTGGATGGGGTAGAACAgcataaaaaggcagaaaacgCAAGTGAAAAAGGGCAAGCAGAAGTCACAGGCAAGAAACAAGTTCCAGAGAGTCTTGAGCAGAGCATGGCATCCGTTTGTCCTGAAGAAGACAGCGCTGAGGTCGTAACACAAAAACCTGAAAGCTCTGAGCATGCGGCAGAACCTGATAAAGAGCAGGTAGCAGCAGAATGA
- the OGFR gene encoding opioid growth factor receptor isoform X5, which translates to MAAWLGFRAEEDEAEDEACFWRYDSTWEEEEEDGGSDDDDDEGEPEGAEAAAGEEPEEQPVPSWVQGCRQAQFSGRRNWNAAKDLQRYRHHYPGRIESENKEEEEMWNLSFYKNEIRFLPHGLHIETLLESWWDNYEVLEENHSYIQWLFPLREHGMNWRAKPLTCQEIQAFRKSKEVMQRFIRAYQLMLRFYGILLVNEETGELKRAENWAERFQNLNRFSHNNLRITRILKCLGEMGYEHYQVHLVKFFLTETLVKETLPNVKRSALDYFLFTIRSKWKRRELVHYAWQHFKPRGSFVWGPHDKLLKYRPRSAKSQLHQKAEDKQETPGEKSDDSVEKDENQSLEEEQNAGDAADSQPKVNDEDVKEKISECVLKGGDGEEEKEASFTQQEQKDLNSEAEEVQGTAENDCTKESKKRKLDANMADAKKSGPLKSPTDIENISRNLGECAIDAEIPSSVPLLQTEEEQETLKEGNAGTKGSTVLETADAAVKRRKVDKRTSRTRTFNLAINLNINVNIGPSVSSAKLNPSVANAEAEKENVSESNATVEVTTEKGGSDANGGAVRPPVGSRFPKTGWTSPISDGLESSKDQVTARSHQYHCNSTVLAGKSEVDGVEQHKKAENASEKGQAEVTGKKQVPESLEQSMASVCPEEDSAEVVTQKPESSEHAAEPDKEQVAAE; encoded by the exons ATGGCGGCCTGGCTCGGCTTCAGGGCGGAGGAGGACGAGGCGGAGGACGAGGCTTGCTTCTGGAGGTACGACTCCacctgggaggaggaggaggaggatggcgGCAgcgatgatgatgatgatgaaggcGAGCCGGAGGGAGCGGAGGCGGCAGCCGGGGAGGAGCCGGAGGAGCAGCCGGTGCCCAGCTGGGTGCAGGGCTGCCGGCAGGCCCAG TTCTCAGGCAGACGCAACTGGAATGCAGCAAAAGACTTGCAGAGATACAGACATCATTACCCG GGTCGGATAGAATCAGAAAataaggaggaagaagagatgtGGAACTTAAGCTTTTATAAAAATGAGATTCGTTTTTTGCCCCACG gtttGCATATTGAAACTCTGCTTGAATCTTGGTGGGACAACTATGAAGTTCTGGAAGAAAACCATTCTTACATACAGTG gCTATTCCCTTTACGTGAACATGGGATGAATTGGCGTGCCAAACCACTCACGTGTCAAGAAATCCAG gcCTTTAGGAAGTCCAAGGAAGTTATGCAAAGGTTTATACGTGCTTATCAGCTCATGCTGAGATTTTATGGAATCCTTCTGGTCAATGAGGAAACCGGAGAACTTAAGAGAGCAGAGAATTGGGCTGAACGATTTCAAAACTTGAACCG GTTCAGCCACAACAATTTGCGGATTACTCGCATCCTGAAGTGCCTGGGGGAGATGGGATATGAACACTATCAAGTGCACTTGGTAAAGTTTTTCCTAACAGAAACTCTTGTTAAGGAGACATTACCAAATGTCAAGAGAAGTGCCTTGGATTACTTCCTGTTCACCATCAGAAGCaaatggaagagaagagaaCTAGTCCACTACGCTTGGCAGCACTTCAAGCCTCGAGGCAGCTTTGTGTGGGGGCCGCATGACAAACTCTTGAAGTACAGACCCCGATCTGCCAAGTCACAGCTGCACCAAAAGGCTGAAGATAAACAGGAAACCCCTGGTGAAAAATCTGATGATTCTGTGGAAAAGGATGAGAACCAGTCTCTAGAGGAAGAACAGAACGCTGGAGATGCTGCAGACTCACAGCCTAAAGTGAATGATGAAGATGTAAAAGAGAAGATAAGTGAATGTGTTTTGAAAGGAGGAGATggtgaagaggagaaagaggctTCATTTacacagcaggagcagaaggaTTTAAACAGTGAGGCTGAAGAAGTGCAGGGTACAGCAGAGAATGACTGCACAAAGGAGAGCAAGAAGAGAAAACTGGATGCAAATATGGCAGACGCTAAAAAGAGTGGACCATTGAAAAGCCCTACTGATATTGAAAACATTTCCCGTAATCTGGGAGAATGTGCAATTGATGCAGAAATCCCCTCCTCAGTTCCGCTCTTGCAAACAGAAGAGGAGcaggaaacactgaaagaaGGCAATGCAGGCACCAAAGGCTCAACAGTGCTGGAGACTGCTGATGCAGCTGTAAAACGGAGGAAAGTTGATAAAAGAACATCGAGAACCAGAACGTTCAACTTGGCCATAAACCTGAACATAAACGTGAACATCGGGCCCTCTGTCTCTAGTGCCAAGTTAAATCCATCTGTTGCAAATGCCGAGGCTGAAAAAGAGAACGTCAGTGAGAGCAACGCAACTGTGGAAGTGACAACTGAGAAGGGTGGTAGTGAtgcaaatggtggggctgtgagACCCCCGGTGGGTTCCAGGTTCCCCAAGACTGGCTGGACTTCTCCAATAAGTGATGGCTTGGAGTCGAGTAAAGATCAAGTCACAGCAAGGAGTCATCAGTACCACTGCAACAGCACGGTCCTGGCAGGCAAAAGTGAGGTGGATGGGGTAGAACAgcataaaaaggcagaaaacgCAAGTGAAAAAGGGCAAGCAGAAGTCACAGGCAAGAAACAAGTTCCAGAGAGTCTTGAGCAGAGCATGGCATCCGTTTGTCCTGAAGAAGACAGCGCTGAGGTCGTAACACAAAAACCTGAAAGCTCTGAGCATGCGGCAGAACCTGATAAAGAGCAGGTAGCAGCAGAATGA